From a single Lolium rigidum isolate FL_2022 chromosome 7, APGP_CSIRO_Lrig_0.1, whole genome shotgun sequence genomic region:
- the LOC124671458 gene encoding uncharacterized protein LOC124671458: MADTVEPYDPKKDPKRRAKSKDPGWKYAYWPTEDKQIVECLLCGKIVSSGIKRLKQHLLGGFGDVLVCEKTTTAIMKEMQEWMDKKRRKMPLGIDESEEQEGGDQDDEVQEVVAVGQQASQASCTGPPPPVASSGTASKKRAAAAFFKPAPTKQLKIAPLLLKSPEELVRLRHAPGAKQLSLYRSGKSDAERNVAVKYICKFLYDNAIAFNVVNSRSFEEMVEAIGQYGHGLKPPSYHEASDKYIKEAVNDLSDMRKKHELAWKTYGCTLMSDAWSDRKQRHLVNFLVNSPEGTFFLGSVNASSETHDAAYLAGLLGQKMEEIGVDNVVQICTDNGSNYKAAGRLLMEKYPKLYWTPCAAHCLDLMLEDIAKIDRFKDWIVKAKRVTTFVYRHLKLLDKMREYTGGNELVRPAATRFATTFYTLQSMHKNKEALRKLFVSDFWTKNKLAKTETGKHVYEVVMSMTFWNVVEDCIRASHPVLIVLRLVDGDENPAMPQLTAAMEMCKNKLNESFSRKPPLLQKLMQIFRKRWDDQMMQKLHGAALFLNPGRFFDIMENDPDYAQTLRMTFNQVVTKMMFLRQTYCYP; the protein is encoded by the coding sequence ATGGCTGATACTGTTGAGCCGTATGATCCAAAGAAGGATCCAAAGAGGAGAGCCAAGTCAAAGGATCCAGGTTGGAAATACGCGTACTGGCCAACCGAGGACAAACAAATTGTCGAGTGTCTCCTTTGCGGGAAGATTGTGTCTTCTGGTATCAAGAGGCTGAAGCAGCATCTCTTAGGAGGCTTTGGAGATGTGCTTGTATGCGAGAAAACCACCACTGCAATCATGAAGGAGATGCAAGAATGGATGGATAAGAAGCGGCGAAAGATGCCACTCGGGATAGATGAAAGTGAAGAGCAAGAAGGTGGTGATCAAGATGATGAAGTGCAAGAAGTTGTGGCAGTGGGACAGCAAGCAAGCCAAGCATCATgtactggtcctcctcctcctgtagCAAGTTCTGGGACAGCCTCCAAGAAAAGGGCTGCAGCTGCATTCTTCAAGCCAGCGCCAACCAAGCAACTAAAAATTgctccattgttgttgaagtcTCCGGAAGAACTAGTGCGGCTGAGGCATGCCCCGGGTGCTAAGCAATTGAGCTTGTATAGATCTGGTAAGAGTGATGCAGAGAGGAATGTGGCTGTCAAGTACATTTGCAAGTTCTTGTATGACAATGCCATTGCATTCAATGTGGTGAACTCAAGGAGCTTTGAGGAGATGGTTGAAGCAATTGGGCAGTATGGACATGGACTGAAACCACCTAGCTATCACGAGGCAAGTGACAAGTACATCAAAGAAGCTGTCAATGATTTATCCGACATGAGGAAGAAGCATGAACTTGCTTGGAAAACCTATGGATGCACACTTATGTCGGATGCATGGTCGGATAGGAAGCAAAGACACTTGGTCAACTTTCTTGTCAATAGCCCGGAAGGGACATTCTTCTTGGGTTCTGTTAATGCATCTAGTGAGACACATGATGCTGCTTACTTGGCAGGCTTACTTGGGCAGAAAATGGAGGAGATAGGTGTGGATAATGTTGTTCAAATCTGCACGGACAATGGTTCCAATTACAAGGCTGCAGGAAGGTTGTTAATGGAGAAGTATCCTAAGCTATATTGGACCCCTTGTGCTGCACATTGTTTGGACCTGATGCTTGAGGACATTGCAAAGATAGATAGATTTAAGGATTGGATTGTGAAAGCAAAGCGTGTCACAACCTTTGTTTATAGGCATTTGAAGCTTCTTGACAAGATGAGAGAATACACAGGTGGGAATGAGTTGGTGAGGCCAGCAGCTACTAGGTTTGCCACCACTTTCTACACCCTGCAAAGCATGCACAAAAATAAAGAAGCTTTGAGGAAACTATTTGTTAGTGACTTCTGGACAAAGAACAAGTTAGCAAAAACTGAAACAGGGAAGCATGTGTATGAGGTTGTGATGTCAATGACATTCTGGAATGTTGTGGAAGATTGCATAAGAGCATCACACCCTGTCCTAATTGTGTTGAGGCTAGTTGATGGCGATGAGAATCCAGCAATGCCCCAGCTTACAGCAGCCATGGAAATGTGCAAGAATAAACTCAATGAAAGCTTCTCAAGAAAGCCACCATTGCTGCAGAAGTTAATGCAGATTTTTAGGAAACGTTGGGATGATCAAATGATGCAAAAGTTACATGGGGCAGCTTTGTTTTTGAACCCTGGCCGGTTCTTTGACATAATGGAAAATGATCCAGACTATGCACAAACCTTGAGGATGACATTTAATCAGGTGGTGACAAAAATGATGTTCCTCAGACAGACATATTGCTATCCATGA
- the LOC124671459 gene encoding pentatricopeptide repeat-containing protein At2g16880-like has protein sequence MDNPPFSSASPAAASEPDSALVASVADALVSASRLPSPPPMPTLLAAYLPRLTASHHPRVLSLAAANPGLASPDPLLAYRSLVSPPSCLPSLLPLLPVLPYRHLFPLLLSFLPLDPLRHLHRHLLGNGNLPSTSLADAALSAYSRLRLPHLAAQLLHSIRRRGHVRPSLQAANAVLSALARSPATSPQASLDAFRSLIALRLHPNHYTFNLLLHTHCSKGTLADALATLSTMQGFGLSPDAVTYNTLLHAHCRKGMLGEARALLARMKKDGIAPTQSTYNTLVSAYARLGWIKQATKVVEAMTANGFEPDLWTYNVLAAGLCQAGKVDDAFKLKHEMERLGTLFPDVVTYNTLADACFKWRRSCDALKLLEEMQEKGVKATLVTHNIVIKGLCKDGELEEALGCLKKMAEEGLAPDVITYNTLIDAYCKAGNAAKAYALMDEMVGRGLKLDTFTLNTVLYNLCKEKRYDEAQALLQSPAQRGFVPDEVSYGTVMAAYFKEYNPEPALHLWDAMIERKLTPSISTYNTLIKGLCRMGRLKEAIDKLNELMEKGLVPDDTTYNIIIHAYCKEGDLENAFQFHNKMVENSFKPDVVTCNTLMNGLCQQGKLDKALKLFESWVEKGKKVDVITYNTLIQAMCKDGDVDSALQFFSDMEVRELQPDAFTYNVVLSALSEAGRPEEAQNMLDKLADSGKLSQSFSSPLLKPPSLDETESGKDLQSKTEEETGGNPQDSILEAYTKRLNELCTGGQLKEAKAILDEMLQKGMSVDSSTYISLMEGLIKRQKRLTHAAR, from the coding sequence ATGGACAACCCGCCGTTCTCCTCCGCCTCGCCGGCGGCCGCGTCCGAACCGGACTCCGCGCTCGTCGCGTCCGTCGCGGATGCGCTCGTATCGGCGTCCCGcctaccctcgccgccgcccatgcCCACCCTACTAGCCGCCTACCTCCCGCGCCTCACCGCCTCCCACCACCCGCGcgtgctctccctcgccgccgccaaccCGGGGCTCGCCTcgccggatccgctcctcgcctaCCGCAGCCTCGTCTCGCCGCCCTCCTGCCTCCCTtccctcctcccgctcctccccgtCCTCCCCTACCGCCACCTCTtcccgctgctcctctccttcctcccGCTCGACCCgctccgccacctccaccgccacctcctcggcaacggcaacCTCCCCTCGACTTCGCTCGCCGACGCCGCGCTCTCCGCCTactcccgcctccgcctcccccaCCTCGCCGCCCAGCTCCTCCACTCCATCCGCCGCCGCGGCCACGTCCGCCCCTCCCTCCAGGCAGCAAACGCCGTCCTCTCCGCGCTCGCGCGCAGCCCCGCCACCTCGCCGCAGGCCTCCCTCGACGCCTTCCGCTCCCTCATCGCGCTCCGCCTCCACCCCAACCACTACACCTTCAACCTCCTCCTGCACACCCACTGCTCCAAGGGCACGCTCGCCGACGCCCTCGCCACGCTCTCCACCATGCAGGGCTTCGGCCTCTCCCCCGACGCCGTCACCTACAACACGCTCCTCCACGCGCACTGCCGGAAGGGCATGCTCGGCGAGGCCAGGGCGCTCCTGGCCAGGATGAAGAAAGACGGGATTGCGCCTACGCAGTCGACTTACAATACCCTCGTGTCGGCTTACGCGAGGCTCGGCTGGATCAAGCAGGCCACCAAGGTCGTGGAGGCTATGACAGCCAACGGCTTTGAGCCGGACCTGTGGACGTACAATGTGCTTGCCGCTGGGCTATGCCAGGCGGGGAAGGTGGACGACGCGTTTAAGCTTAAGCATGAGATGGAGCGGCTCGGAACTTTGTTCCCTGACGTAGTCACCTACAATACACTCGCCGATGCGTGCTTCAAGTGGCGGCGCTCGTGTGATGCACTAAAGCTGCTCGAGGAAATGCAGGAGAAAGGGGTGAAGGCGACTTTGGTCACGCATAACATTGTTATTAAGGGCCTTTGCAAGGATGGGGAACTGGAGGAGGCACTGGGGTGTCTGAAGAAGATGGCAGAAGAGGGTTTAGCGCCAGATGTGATCACATACAATACGTTGATTGATGCGTACTGCAAGGCTGGCAATGCTGCCAAAGCATACGCACTAATGGATGAGATGGTAGGGAGGGGACTCAAATTGGACACCTTCACACTTAATACTGTGTTGTACAACCTATGCAAGGAGAAGCGTTATGATGAAGCTCAAGCGTTGTTGCAGTCTCCAGCGCAAAGGGGTTTTGTGCCTGATGAAGTCAGCTACGGTACAGTGATGGCAGCCTACTTCAAGGAGTATAATCCTGAGCCTGCTCTGCATCTCTGGGATGCGATGATTGAGAGGAAGTTGACGCCAAGCATTTCAACTTACAACACATTGATCAAGGGGCTTTGCAGAATGGGGAGGTTGAAAGAGGCGATTGACAAGCTGAACGAGCTCATGGAGAAGGGGTTGGTGCCAGATGACACCACGTATAATATCATCATCCATGCCTATTGCAAGGAAGGGGACTTGGAGAATGCCTTCCAATTCCACAACAAGATGGTGGAAAATTCCTTTAAACCGGATGTTGTTACCTGCAACACTTTGATGAATGGACTCTGTCAGCAGGGAAAGCTTGACAAAGCATTGAAGCTCTTTGAGTCATGggtagagaaagggaagaaggttGATGTTATCACATATAACACACTAATTCAAGCTATGTGCAAAGATGGGGATGTTGATTCTGCGTTGCAATTTTTTTCTGATATGGAGGTCCGGGAATTGCAGCCCGATGCATTTACTTACAATGTAGTGTTATCTGCACTATCGGAGGCAGGGAGACCAGAAGAAGCACAGAATATGCTGGATAAGTTAGCTGATAGTGGAAAATTGTCTCAAAGCTTTTCTTCTCCCCTCTTGAAGCCTCCTTCTCTGGATGAAACAGAGTCGGGGAAGGATCTCCAGAGTAAAACCGAGGAAGAAACTGGTGGAAATCCACAAGATAGTATTCTGGAGGCCTACACGAAACGCCTAAATGAGCTATGCACCGGTGGGCAATTGAAAGAAGCTAAGGCCATTTTGGATGAGATGTTGCAAAAGGGAATGTCTGTTGACAGTTCAACGTATATATCTTTGATGGAAGGGCTTATCAAGAGACAGAAAAGGCTAACACATGCAGCTCGGTAG